In Alistipes ihumii AP11, a genomic segment contains:
- a CDS encoding RrF2 family transcriptional regulator yields MLSKKTRYAILALASLAREFGNGPIPISRIAGDEHIPQRFLEGILLELKNGGVLGSVRGKAGGYYLSRDPGEVTLCDVVTRFEGTAGMLACASGRPGCSCEFSKEESLCKIRASFADIHRKMTEMLSGVTLRDLV; encoded by the coding sequence ATGCTGTCCAAGAAAACGAGATATGCGATTCTGGCTTTGGCTTCTCTGGCACGGGAGTTCGGCAACGGGCCGATCCCGATCAGCCGGATCGCCGGCGACGAGCATATCCCGCAACGGTTTTTGGAGGGTATCCTGCTCGAACTGAAAAACGGCGGCGTGCTCGGAAGCGTCCGGGGCAAGGCGGGAGGCTACTACCTTTCGAGGGACCCGGGCGAGGTGACGTTGTGCGACGTCGTGACCCGCTTCGAGGGAACGGCCGGAATGTTGGCCTGCGCGAGCGGCCGGCCCGGCTGCTCCTGCGAGTTCAGCAAGGAGGAGAGCCTGTGCAAAATACGCGCCTCGTTCGCCGACATCCATCGGAAAATGACCGAAATGCTGAGCGGAGTGACGCTCCGCGATCTGGTCTGA
- a CDS encoding immunoglobulin-like domain-containing protein has product MAMRVCFFILLSVFCLSCAERSERRRMALPADTARVSAAEVPVADSIRLYAELVCDSVPYLVMENRGSRPVTTDAGYRFEQRVHGRWKSVPVRGRDTGRIVLGAGERDTLRLNFRREIGYDPIGFCRIGKTFADVSGTRARFDRMCEAETRSRIIDWKRVDLIPDTIRPDGRFVEMTAEVEGASVLVTVRNRTGREIVFGDESDFRLGVFRDGRWMSISYARVVTAVAYPLRPFDTIGRMPHALPYRLYRFEPGRYRIAKEFFFEPDFRRKYVASAEFMLDRWIGCDETGEPEIIIECR; this is encoded by the coding sequence ATGGCGATGAGGGTCTGTTTTTTCATCCTGCTGTCCGTTTTTTGCCTTTCCTGTGCGGAGCGATCCGAGCGAAGACGGATGGCGCTTCCTGCCGATACGGCGCGCGTATCGGCTGCGGAGGTGCCGGTCGCCGATTCGATCCGCCTGTACGCCGAGCTGGTCTGCGATTCGGTGCCGTATCTGGTGATGGAGAATCGGGGTAGCCGTCCCGTGACGACCGATGCCGGATACCGGTTCGAGCAACGGGTGCACGGTCGTTGGAAAAGCGTTCCCGTACGCGGCCGGGATACCGGGCGGATCGTGCTCGGAGCCGGAGAGCGGGATACGCTCCGGCTGAATTTCCGGCGCGAGATCGGGTACGATCCGATCGGCTTCTGCCGGATCGGCAAGACGTTCGCGGACGTGTCCGGAACGAGAGCCCGGTTCGACCGGATGTGCGAGGCGGAGACCCGTTCCCGGATCATAGACTGGAAACGGGTGGACCTGATTCCCGACACGATACGGCCCGACGGGCGTTTCGTCGAGATGACGGCCGAAGTCGAGGGGGCGAGCGTGCTGGTGACGGTGCGGAATAGGACCGGACGCGAGATCGTTTTCGGAGACGAATCCGATTTTCGCCTCGGCGTCTTCCGCGACGGACGGTGGATGAGCATCTCCTATGCCCGGGTCGTTACGGCGGTGGCTTATCCTCTGAGACCTTTCGATACGATCGGACGGATGCCGCACGCGCTGCCGTACCGGCTTTACCGTTTCGAGCCGGGACGCTACCGGATTGCGAAAGAGTTCTTTTTCGAACCGGATTTCAGACGGAAATACGTGGCCTCTGCCGAGTTCATGCTCGATCGTTGGATCGGTTGCGACGAGACAGGCGAACCGGAGATCATCATCGAGTGCAGATAA
- the pepT gene encoding peptidase T — protein sequence MDFIEELKERFLRYVAFDTQSDPESETFPSTAKQLALLNRLVEEMISLGMTEVEIDPNGYVTGTVPATPGCESKPVIGFIAHVDTSPDMKGADIRPRLIERYDGGDIPLNDSLSMRVKDFPELSFFKGHTLIVTDGTTLLGADDKAGVAEIMTAAAWLLAHPEIPHGKIRIGFTPDEEIGRGVDFFDVKRFGARFAYTVDGGFEGELEYENFNAASARIVVQGRNIHPGYAKDKMINALQVACEINSLLPAVQRPEHTQDYEGFYHLVGLSGTVEKASMEYIVRDHSRELFEEKKRFLADAVALLSRKYGEGTISLTVKDQYYNMREQVEPYPEVIGKAMQAMREAGVEPVVRPIRGGTDGARLSYMGLPCPNLFTGGMNFHGKFEYCSLDTMGRAVRTILNLARLWAE from the coding sequence ATGGATTTTATCGAAGAACTCAAGGAGCGCTTTCTCCGCTACGTCGCTTTCGATACGCAGAGCGATCCCGAGAGCGAGACTTTTCCGTCGACGGCCAAGCAGCTCGCGCTGCTGAACCGTCTGGTCGAGGAGATGATCTCGCTCGGGATGACCGAGGTCGAGATCGATCCGAACGGCTACGTGACCGGGACCGTTCCGGCCACGCCGGGGTGCGAATCGAAACCCGTGATCGGCTTCATCGCGCATGTCGATACGAGTCCCGACATGAAAGGGGCGGACATTCGTCCCCGCTTGATCGAGCGCTACGACGGCGGCGATATTCCGCTGAACGACTCGCTTTCGATGCGGGTGAAGGATTTTCCCGAGCTCTCTTTTTTCAAGGGGCATACGCTGATCGTGACCGACGGCACGACGCTGCTCGGGGCCGACGACAAGGCCGGCGTGGCCGAGATCATGACGGCGGCGGCCTGGCTGCTCGCCCATCCCGAGATTCCGCACGGCAAGATCCGCATCGGATTCACTCCCGACGAGGAGATCGGCCGGGGAGTGGACTTTTTCGACGTGAAGCGCTTCGGGGCCCGTTTCGCCTACACGGTGGACGGAGGCTTCGAGGGCGAGCTCGAGTACGAGAACTTCAACGCGGCTTCGGCGCGGATCGTCGTGCAAGGGCGCAACATTCATCCGGGCTATGCGAAGGACAAGATGATCAATGCCCTGCAGGTGGCCTGCGAGATCAACTCGCTGCTGCCCGCCGTGCAGCGTCCCGAGCATACGCAGGACTACGAGGGCTTCTATCATCTGGTGGGCCTGAGCGGCACGGTCGAAAAAGCCTCGATGGAGTATATCGTCCGCGATCACTCGCGCGAGCTGTTCGAGGAGAAAAAGCGGTTTCTGGCCGACGCCGTCGCGCTGTTGTCGCGCAAGTACGGCGAAGGGACGATCTCGCTGACGGTCAAGGATCAGTATTACAATATGCGCGAGCAGGTGGAGCCCTATCCCGAGGTGATCGGCAAGGCGATGCAGGCAATGCGCGAGGCCGGAGTCGAACCGGTCGTCCGTCCGATCCGGGGCGGAACCGACGGCGCCCGGCTTTCGTACATGGGGCTTCCGTGTCCGAACCTGTTCACGGGCGGCATGAATTTTCACGGCAAGTTCGAGTATTGCTCGCTCGACACGATGGGCCGCGCCGTGCGCACGATTCTGAATCTGGCGCGGCTTTGGGCCGAGTGA
- a CDS encoding OPT family oligopeptide transporter, which yields MEQEPKQPASLPDNAYRELAPGEKYSPVMPASSKPKEVTVYSVVFGIVMAIVFSAAAAYLGLRVGQVFEAAIPIAIIAVGVGNLTGRSGMLGQNVIIQSIGSSSGVIVAGAIFTLPALYILGLEAHFYQIFLSSLFGGLLGILLLIPFRKYFVKDMHGKYPFPEATATTEVLVSGEKKGDQAKLLACSGLIGGLYDFAVGTFGWWTENVSTRLAEWGTLLADKAKLVFKVNTGAAVLGLGYIVGLRYAAYICAGSFTVWFVLIPFISHFADGQTVAVGEGVTALLRDMSPEEIFRNYARHIGIGGIAMAGVVGIIRSSKIIRQALSLAVTELRGRQTPGQETGRTQRDLPMKLILALLIATLLTTFVFFRFGVLDNWFHSVIAILIVFVISFLFTTVAANAIAIVGTNPVSGMTLMTLILSSLVLVSAGLTGTGGMTAAMIIGGVVCTALSMAGAFITDLKIGYWLGTTPAKQEGWKFLGTAVSAATVAGVLMILNQTYGFVGEGALVAPQANAMAAVIKPLMEGGATPWMLYLAGAALALILTMIGVPALAFALGMFIPLELNTPLLIGGLVSWWVGSRSRDERTNRARRERGTLIASGFIAGGALMGVVSALLRYFGADWFASSWNASKGAEWLAVGMYALLIAYFVKDSLRAKGE from the coding sequence ATGGAACAAGAACCCAAACAACCCGCTTCGCTTCCGGATAATGCCTACCGGGAGCTCGCCCCCGGCGAAAAGTACTCGCCCGTGATGCCCGCTTCGTCCAAGCCGAAAGAGGTGACCGTCTATTCGGTCGTGTTCGGCATCGTGATGGCGATCGTCTTCTCGGCCGCCGCCGCTTATCTCGGCCTGAGGGTCGGACAGGTGTTCGAGGCCGCTATACCGATCGCGATCATCGCCGTCGGCGTCGGCAATCTGACCGGCCGCAGCGGCATGCTCGGACAGAACGTCATCATCCAGTCGATCGGCTCCAGCTCGGGCGTGATCGTCGCCGGAGCAATCTTTACGCTGCCGGCGCTCTACATTCTGGGGCTGGAGGCTCATTTCTACCAGATATTCCTGTCGTCGCTTTTCGGGGGCCTGCTCGGCATTCTGCTGCTGATCCCTTTCCGCAAGTATTTCGTCAAGGACATGCACGGGAAATACCCGTTCCCCGAGGCCACCGCGACGACCGAGGTGCTCGTGTCCGGCGAGAAGAAGGGCGATCAGGCCAAGCTGTTGGCCTGCAGCGGTCTGATCGGAGGACTGTACGACTTTGCGGTCGGCACGTTCGGCTGGTGGACCGAGAACGTCTCGACGCGTTTGGCCGAGTGGGGAACGCTGCTGGCCGATAAGGCGAAGCTTGTCTTCAAGGTCAATACCGGAGCCGCCGTGCTCGGTCTGGGCTATATCGTCGGGCTCCGCTATGCCGCGTATATCTGCGCCGGTTCGTTTACCGTATGGTTCGTACTGATTCCGTTCATCAGCCATTTCGCCGACGGACAGACGGTCGCCGTCGGCGAGGGCGTGACCGCGTTGCTCCGCGACATGTCGCCCGAGGAGATTTTCCGGAACTACGCGCGCCATATCGGGATCGGGGGCATCGCGATGGCCGGCGTGGTAGGTATCATCCGTTCGTCGAAGATCATCCGCCAGGCGCTGTCGCTGGCCGTGACCGAGCTGCGAGGCCGTCAGACGCCCGGGCAGGAGACCGGCCGCACGCAACGCGACCTGCCGATGAAGCTGATCCTCGCGCTGCTGATCGCGACGCTGCTCACGACGTTCGTCTTCTTCCGCTTCGGTGTGCTCGACAACTGGTTCCATTCGGTGATCGCGATCCTGATCGTGTTCGTCATATCGTTCCTGTTTACGACCGTCGCCGCGAATGCGATCGCGATCGTCGGTACGAATCCGGTGTCGGGCATGACGCTGATGACGCTGATCCTGAGCTCGCTGGTGCTCGTCAGCGCCGGCCTGACCGGAACCGGCGGAATGACCGCCGCGATGATTATCGGCGGAGTGGTGTGCACGGCGCTCTCGATGGCCGGCGCTTTCATTACGGACCTGAAGATCGGCTACTGGCTCGGAACGACGCCCGCGAAGCAGGAGGGCTGGAAGTTTCTGGGTACGGCCGTCTCGGCGGCTACCGTGGCCGGGGTTTTGATGATACTGAACCAGACGTACGGATTCGTCGGCGAGGGTGCGCTCGTGGCGCCTCAGGCCAATGCGATGGCCGCCGTCATCAAGCCGCTGATGGAGGGCGGAGCCACGCCCTGGATGCTTTATCTCGCCGGGGCCGCTCTGGCGCTGATCCTGACGATGATCGGCGTCCCGGCGCTGGCTTTTGCGCTGGGCATGTTCATTCCGCTCGAGCTGAATACTCCGCTGCTGATCGGCGGGCTCGTCAGCTGGTGGGTCGGCAGCCGCAGCCGCGACGAGCGCACGAACCGCGCGCGCCGCGAACGGGGAACGCTGATCGCTTCGGGTTTTATCGCCGGCGGGGCGCTGATGGGCGTCGTGAGCGCGCTGCTGCGCTATTTCGGAGCCGACTGGTTCGCCTCGTCGTGGAACGCGTCGAAGGGTGCCGAATGGCTCGCCGTGGGAATGTACGCGTTGCTGATCGCCTATTTCGTCAAGGACAGCCTGCGGGCCAAAGGAGAATAG